A single Micromonospora luteifusca DNA region contains:
- a CDS encoding DUF2795 domain-containing protein — MTVTGVQLQEYLAGLDYPVSREDLIRWGQENGASTAMLQMLQALPVEHFESPDELNAALTTLS, encoded by the coding sequence ATGACCGTCACCGGGGTTCAGTTGCAGGAGTACCTGGCCGGGCTCGACTACCCGGTCTCCCGGGAGGACCTGATCCGCTGGGGGCAGGAGAACGGGGCAAGCACGGCGATGTTGCAGATGTTGCAGGCGTTGCCGGTGGAGCACTTCGAGTCGCCGGACGAGCTGAACGCCGCGCTGACCACCCTCTCCTGA
- a CDS encoding winged helix-turn-helix transcriptional regulator has product MMSQRNSDVPALVETELACAAENVPFTPGQARACTVREVLDRVGGKWSIGVLVAASHGPVRFTELERHIEGISRRMLTLTLRNLERDGLLHRTVYPTVPPKVEYTATPMALELYESLVALTTWAERHRQAIAEARTRYDAEHTG; this is encoded by the coding sequence TTGATGTCCCAGAGGAACAGCGATGTGCCCGCGCTGGTCGAAACCGAGCTGGCCTGCGCGGCCGAGAACGTGCCGTTCACCCCGGGTCAGGCTCGGGCGTGCACCGTCCGCGAGGTGCTCGACCGGGTCGGCGGCAAGTGGAGCATCGGCGTCCTGGTGGCCGCCTCCCACGGGCCGGTGCGCTTCACCGAGTTGGAGCGGCACATCGAGGGGATCAGCCGCCGAATGCTCACGTTGACGCTGCGCAACCTGGAACGGGACGGCCTGTTGCACCGCACGGTCTACCCGACCGTGCCGCCCAAGGTCGAGTACACCGCCACCCCCATGGCGCTGGAGCTGTACGAGTCACTGGTGGCGCTGACCACCTGGGCCGAACGCCACCGCCAGGCCATCGCCGAGGCGCGGACCAGGTACGACGCCGAGCACACCGGCTAG
- a CDS encoding MFS transporter: MDRVVPSRWPALLVLCAGSLMIILDGTVVAVALPAVQRDLGFTAAGLAWVVNAYLVAFGGLLLLAGRLGDLLGRRGVFLAGVTLFTLASLACAVATGPALLVGARFAQGVGGALAMAVSLGMIVRLYPEPAERARAIAVFSFTGAAGASVGTVAGGVLTEVAGWRAIFLVNLPIGAAILLAAVRRLPTEQGLGLRAGLDLPGALLATAGLMAAVLGIVGTGEHGWTSPRTLGAMALAALLLGGFALRQRVAATPLLPARVLRVPGLVAANAVQLLMVSAYFGFQFLLAVELQLVLGLDAAATGWAFLPTPVVIAVVSLGLAGRLITQWGARTVLLAGLGLAVIGFLLIARLPADGTYVADVLPAMLVFGVAGGLTLPAVTTLAMAGATDADAGLASGLANTTQQIGGAVGLAVLATLAAARSAGLRAGGWAETAALAGGYGTAFTVAAALVVAALLVALSTLPRARSAGTDRHVRLTDDTGAGRVVG; encoded by the coding sequence ATGGACCGCGTCGTTCCGTCCCGCTGGCCGGCGCTGCTGGTGCTCTGTGCCGGCAGCCTGATGATCATCCTGGACGGCACCGTCGTGGCGGTGGCGCTGCCCGCCGTGCAACGCGATCTGGGCTTCACCGCCGCTGGCCTGGCGTGGGTGGTCAACGCCTACCTGGTCGCGTTCGGCGGGCTGCTGCTGCTCGCCGGCCGACTCGGCGACCTGCTCGGCCGGCGGGGGGTCTTCCTGGCTGGCGTCACGCTGTTCACTCTGGCCTCGCTGGCCTGCGCGGTCGCCACCGGGCCGGCCCTGCTGGTGGGCGCGCGGTTTGCCCAGGGCGTCGGCGGGGCACTGGCCATGGCGGTCAGCCTCGGCATGATCGTCCGGCTCTATCCCGAACCGGCCGAGCGTGCCCGCGCCATCGCCGTCTTCAGCTTCACCGGAGCGGCCGGTGCGTCGGTCGGCACCGTCGCCGGCGGGGTGCTCACCGAGGTGGCCGGCTGGCGGGCGATCTTCCTCGTCAACCTGCCGATCGGGGCGGCCATCCTGCTCGCGGCCGTTCGCAGGCTCCCCACCGAACAGGGGCTCGGCCTGCGGGCCGGCCTGGACCTGCCCGGCGCGTTGCTCGCCACCGCCGGGCTGATGGCCGCCGTGCTCGGCATCGTCGGAACGGGCGAGCACGGTTGGACCAGCCCCCGGACCCTCGGCGCGATGGCCCTCGCGGCGCTGCTGCTCGGCGGGTTCGCGCTACGCCAACGGGTCGCGGCGACCCCGCTGCTGCCGGCGCGAGTGCTGCGCGTCCCGGGTCTGGTGGCGGCGAACGCCGTGCAGCTCCTCATGGTCTCCGCGTACTTCGGTTTCCAGTTCCTGCTCGCCGTGGAGCTGCAACTTGTACTCGGGTTGGACGCGGCGGCGACCGGCTGGGCCTTTCTGCCCACCCCGGTCGTGATCGCGGTCGTCTCGCTCGGCCTGGCCGGTCGGCTGATCACCCAATGGGGGGCCCGAACCGTGCTGCTGGCCGGGCTCGGCCTCGCAGTCATCGGGTTCCTGCTGATCGCCCGGCTGCCCGCCGACGGCACCTACGTCGCCGACGTACTCCCCGCGATGTTGGTCTTCGGGGTGGCCGGCGGTCTGACCCTGCCGGCCGTCACCACCCTGGCCATGGCCGGCGCGACCGACGCGGACGCCGGGCTCGCCTCCGGCCTGGCCAACACCACCCAGCAGATCGGTGGTGCGGTCGGCCTGGCCGTGCTGGCCACCCTGGCCGCCGCCCGCAGTGCGGGCTTGCGGGCTGGCGGCTGGGCCGAGACGGCCGCGCTGGCCGGTGGCTACGGGACGGCGTTCACCGTGGCCGCTGCCCTGGTGGTCGCCGCGTTGCTGGTGGCGCTGAGCACGCTGCCTCGCGCCCGGTCCGCCGGGACCGATCGGCACGTCAGGTTGACCGACGACACCGGGGCCGGGAGGGTGGTCGGATGA
- a CDS encoding TetR/AcrR family transcriptional regulator: MARAVSETHGEILAAAARRFAVTGYRGTSLQDIAREVGCSKATVLYHFANKEALLAELMAPAIAVLQDLDDQLTDLTGAAAQDVAATGFVDLAVRFRREIAVLRGEFPELLCQPPFAHIQQISERLRDALAGHSDRPGARIAALVLLAGISEACAEFVDIPDDELRPALLTLVRRAVEPVDAPLPQPPTTEDKDS, translated from the coding sequence ATGGCGAGAGCGGTGTCCGAAACGCACGGCGAGATCCTCGCCGCGGCGGCGCGACGATTCGCGGTGACCGGCTACCGGGGCACCTCCCTGCAGGACATCGCCCGCGAGGTCGGTTGCTCCAAGGCCACCGTGCTCTACCACTTCGCCAACAAGGAAGCCCTGCTCGCCGAGCTGATGGCACCGGCCATCGCCGTGCTGCAGGACCTCGACGACCAACTCACCGACCTGACCGGGGCGGCCGCCCAGGACGTCGCCGCAACCGGCTTCGTCGACCTCGCGGTCCGGTTCCGGCGGGAGATCGCGGTGCTGCGCGGCGAGTTCCCGGAGCTGCTGTGCCAGCCACCCTTCGCGCACATCCAGCAGATCTCCGAGCGGCTGCGGGACGCGTTGGCCGGGCACTCCGACCGGCCGGGAGCCCGGATCGCCGCGCTGGTGCTGCTCGCCGGCATCTCCGAGGCGTGCGCCGAGTTCGTCGACATCCCCGACGACGAGTTGCGCCCCGCCCTGCTCACCCTCGTCCGACGGGCCGTCGAACCCGTCGACGCACCCCTGCCCCAACCACCCACGACCGAGGACAAGGACTCCTGA
- a CDS encoding Gfo/Idh/MocA family protein, translating to MRFGLFGTGHWAIETHGKALHAHPDAELVGVWGRNPERASALAELYGVPAFADVDALIEQCEAVAVALPPDIQADIAVRAAAAGRHLLLDKPLALSVADADRVVAAAEESGVASVVFFTQRFQPNVTAFLAATAAVGGWQHGRTTAFASIFQDGSPYGGSLWRREHGALWDIAPHALSILLPVLGRVTQVAAMDGPNGMVHLLLTHEGGATSSASLSLDAPTESMAREFVFYGENGIETVPFGENDAATAFGVAIDQLVEQVRAGTRDHRCDVRFGREVVGILAAAETARTESRTVNFPA from the coding sequence CTGCGGTTCGGCTTGTTCGGCACCGGTCACTGGGCGATCGAGACGCACGGAAAGGCGTTGCACGCACATCCGGACGCGGAGTTGGTCGGGGTGTGGGGGCGCAACCCGGAGCGGGCCTCCGCGCTGGCCGAGTTGTACGGGGTACCGGCCTTCGCCGACGTCGACGCGCTGATCGAGCAGTGCGAGGCGGTCGCCGTCGCCCTGCCTCCGGACATCCAGGCCGACATCGCGGTCCGGGCGGCCGCCGCCGGCCGGCACCTGCTGCTGGACAAGCCGCTGGCGCTCAGCGTGGCCGACGCCGACCGGGTCGTCGCCGCCGCCGAGGAGTCCGGCGTCGCCTCGGTCGTCTTCTTCACCCAGCGGTTCCAGCCGAACGTGACCGCCTTCCTCGCCGCCACCGCTGCCGTCGGGGGTTGGCAGCACGGACGGACCACCGCGTTCGCCTCGATCTTCCAGGACGGCAGCCCGTACGGCGGCTCGCTGTGGCGCCGGGAGCACGGCGCGCTCTGGGACATCGCTCCGCACGCGCTCTCCATCCTCCTGCCGGTGCTGGGCCGGGTGACCCAGGTGGCGGCGATGGACGGGCCGAACGGGATGGTGCACCTGCTGCTCACCCACGAGGGGGGCGCCACCAGCAGCGCCTCGCTCTCCCTGGACGCCCCGACCGAGTCGATGGCCCGGGAGTTCGTGTTCTACGGCGAGAACGGCATCGAAACCGTCCCGTTCGGCGAGAACGACGCAGCCACCGCGTTCGGCGTCGCGATCGACCAGCTCGTCGAGCAGGTGCGGGCCGGTACCCGGGACCACCGCTGCGACGTCCGCTTCGGCCGCGAGGTCGTCGGCATCCTCGCCGCCGCCGAAACCGCCCGCACCGAATCCCGCACCGTCAACTTCCCTGCCTGA
- a CDS encoding MMPL family transporter, translating to MATLLYRLGRGALRRRRLVVALWLVVLVVAGLAAATLRGPTASNFTMPGTESQRALDLLAEQFPAASGATGTITVKAPADGQLATPQGQAVVQELVQQASTLPGVVGAVNPFQVGAVTPNGRYALVQVQFATGGDDVTDAQRTAYEQVGASAKAQGWQVAPGGEVLGGEPEIGSTEALGVLVAAIVLIITFGSLVAAGMTMLNALIGVGAGMAGLFALSGAVQLTSTAPILALMLGLAVGIDYSLFITSRHRQNLLDGLSPEEAVGRAVGTAGSAVVFAGATVVIALAGLAVVDIPFLTVMGLAAAGTVTVAVLVAITLQPALLGFAGRRVLPRRLRAVATDDTVAAAGHHTNATDRPVAETATTEDQSRFGFRWARLVTRFRVPVILVGLLGLGLLALPTPDMRLALPGAATAAVGSPARVANDLTTEGFGAGFTGRLAVVVAGDSPQATSAAVPQVTALLQRTENVLAVAPAQLSPDGRTALLGVIPKTGPTDEATETLVHDIRGSMGGIRDADVLLTGVTAIGIDVSEKLSDALPIYLLLVVGLSVLLLMLVFRSLLVPVKAALGFLLTVAATFGITVAVFQQGHLADLVGLDTPGPLISFLPILLIGILFGLAMDYEVFLVSRMREDFVHGKSARQATISGMGHGARVVTAAALIMISVFGGFVFLEDPVIKSMGFALAIGVAIDAFVVRMTIVPAVMSLLGDRAWWLPSWLNRALPNVDIEGEGLRTHLEDRTPTHV from the coding sequence ATGGCCACCCTGCTCTACCGGCTCGGCCGGGGCGCGTTGCGCCGGCGCCGGCTCGTCGTCGCGCTCTGGCTCGTCGTACTCGTCGTCGCCGGCCTGGCCGCGGCGACCCTGCGCGGCCCGACGGCGAGCAACTTCACCATGCCCGGCACCGAGAGCCAGCGCGCGCTCGACCTGCTGGCCGAGCAGTTCCCCGCGGCCAGCGGTGCCACCGGCACCATCACGGTCAAGGCACCGGCGGACGGCCAACTGGCCACCCCGCAGGGCCAAGCCGTGGTGCAGGAGCTCGTCCAGCAGGCCTCGACACTGCCCGGCGTGGTCGGCGCGGTCAATCCGTTCCAGGTCGGCGCAGTCACGCCCAACGGCCGGTACGCGCTGGTCCAGGTCCAGTTCGCGACTGGCGGGGACGACGTGACCGACGCGCAGCGCACCGCGTACGAGCAGGTTGGCGCCTCGGCCAAGGCACAGGGTTGGCAGGTCGCCCCGGGTGGCGAGGTGCTGGGCGGCGAACCGGAGATCGGCTCCACCGAGGCCCTCGGCGTACTCGTCGCCGCGATCGTCCTGATCATCACGTTCGGTTCACTCGTCGCCGCCGGAATGACCATGCTCAACGCGCTGATCGGCGTGGGCGCCGGGATGGCCGGGTTGTTCGCGCTGAGCGGCGCCGTCCAGCTCACCAGCACCGCCCCGATCCTGGCGCTGATGCTCGGCCTCGCGGTCGGCATCGACTACTCGCTGTTCATCACCTCCCGGCACCGGCAGAACCTGCTCGACGGACTGTCCCCGGAGGAGGCGGTCGGCCGGGCCGTGGGCACCGCCGGCTCCGCGGTGGTCTTCGCGGGCGCCACCGTGGTCATCGCACTGGCCGGGCTTGCCGTGGTGGACATTCCGTTCCTCACCGTGATGGGTCTCGCCGCCGCCGGCACCGTCACCGTCGCGGTACTCGTCGCGATCACCCTCCAGCCGGCACTGCTCGGCTTCGCCGGTCGCCGGGTACTCCCCCGCCGGCTGCGCGCGGTCGCCACCGACGACACGGTTGCCGCAGCCGGCCACCACACGAACGCCACCGACCGGCCCGTCGCCGAGACCGCCACGACCGAGGACCAGTCCCGTTTCGGGTTCCGCTGGGCGCGGCTGGTCACCCGGTTCCGCGTACCGGTAATCCTGGTCGGCCTGCTCGGCCTGGGCCTGCTCGCGCTGCCCACGCCGGACATGCGGCTGGCCCTGCCGGGCGCCGCGACGGCCGCCGTCGGCTCACCCGCCCGGGTGGCGAACGACCTGACCACCGAGGGTTTCGGAGCGGGCTTCACCGGCCGGCTCGCGGTGGTGGTCGCCGGTGACTCGCCACAGGCCACCTCGGCCGCCGTACCGCAGGTCACCGCGCTGCTGCAACGCACCGAGAACGTCCTCGCGGTGGCACCGGCCCAGCTCAGCCCGGACGGCCGGACCGCGCTGCTCGGCGTGATCCCGAAGACCGGCCCGACCGACGAGGCCACCGAAACCCTGGTCCACGACATCCGCGGCTCGATGGGTGGGATCCGCGACGCGGACGTACTGCTCACCGGTGTCACCGCCATCGGCATCGACGTCTCCGAGAAGCTCTCCGACGCGCTACCGATCTACCTGCTGCTGGTGGTCGGGCTGTCGGTGCTGCTGCTGATGCTGGTGTTCCGCTCGCTGCTGGTGCCGGTCAAGGCCGCGCTGGGCTTCCTGCTCACCGTCGCCGCCACGTTCGGCATCACGGTGGCGGTCTTCCAGCAGGGGCACCTCGCCGACCTGGTCGGTCTGGACACGCCCGGCCCGCTGATCAGCTTCCTGCCGATCCTGCTGATCGGCATCCTGTTCGGGCTCGCGATGGACTACGAGGTGTTCCTGGTGTCCCGGATGCGGGAGGATTTCGTACACGGCAAGTCCGCCCGGCAGGCCACCATCAGCGGCATGGGACACGGCGCGCGGGTGGTCACGGCAGCCGCGCTGATCATGATCTCGGTCTTCGGGGGCTTCGTCTTCCTGGAGGACCCGGTGATCAAGTCGATGGGCTTCGCGCTCGCCATCGGCGTCGCCATCGACGCGTTCGTGGTCCGGATGACCATCGTCCCGGCGGTGATGTCACTGCTCGGCGACCGCGCCTGGTGGCTGCCGAGCTGGCTCAACCGCGCTCTCCCGAACGTCGACATCGAAGGCGAAGGCCTCCGCACCCACCTGGAAGACCGCACCCCGACCCACGTCTGA
- a CDS encoding erythromycin esterase family protein, protein MLVQRLGAPSDFDPLLERVRDSRVVMIGESTHGSYDYYRLREQLTRRLIAECGFSFVAVEGDWPDCDRVHRSVTAAPGGALEPQLALGQFERWPTWMWANAEVARFASWLRVWNVERPEDQRAGFHGLDVYSLWESMQAIFDYLGEEDPTSLEAAQDAYRCFEPYGKRVEEYGAASRFVSARCEEEVVRLLARTREHALSDGPDRFSAWQNAEVVAGAERYYRAMVAGGPDSWNIRDTHMQDTLDRLLDRYGPDARGIVWAHNTHVGDARATDMAADGMVNIGQLARERHGDDAVALIGFGSYRGTVIAAPRWGSPPESMVVPPAREGSVERRLHELMPERAVLIFGGDQPGWVTDTADHRAIGVVYDPSFESWGNYVPTRLGERYDAFIWCDETTALHPLPVPAAPGEMETYPAGV, encoded by the coding sequence ATGCTGGTTCAGCGGCTCGGCGCGCCGAGCGACTTCGACCCGTTGCTGGAGCGCGTTCGGGACTCCCGGGTGGTGATGATCGGCGAGTCCACCCACGGCAGTTACGACTACTACCGGCTGCGCGAGCAGCTCACCCGCCGATTGATCGCGGAGTGCGGCTTCTCTTTCGTCGCCGTTGAGGGCGACTGGCCGGACTGTGACCGGGTGCACCGTTCGGTGACTGCCGCGCCCGGCGGTGCACTCGAGCCGCAGCTCGCGCTCGGACAGTTCGAGCGGTGGCCGACCTGGATGTGGGCCAACGCCGAGGTGGCCCGGTTCGCCAGTTGGCTGCGGGTCTGGAATGTGGAGCGTCCGGAGGATCAGCGAGCCGGGTTCCACGGCCTCGACGTGTACAGCCTCTGGGAGTCGATGCAGGCGATCTTCGACTACCTGGGGGAGGAGGACCCGACGTCGCTGGAGGCGGCGCAGGACGCGTACCGCTGCTTCGAGCCGTACGGCAAGAGGGTCGAGGAGTACGGCGCGGCCAGCCGGTTCGTCTCCGCCCGTTGCGAGGAGGAGGTCGTCCGGCTGCTCGCCCGGACCCGCGAACACGCCCTCTCCGACGGTCCAGATCGCTTCTCGGCCTGGCAGAACGCCGAGGTGGTGGCCGGCGCGGAGCGGTACTACCGGGCGATGGTGGCCGGCGGGCCGGACTCGTGGAACATCCGCGACACCCACATGCAGGACACGCTGGATCGGCTGCTGGATCGATACGGCCCGGACGCGAGGGGCATCGTCTGGGCGCACAACACGCACGTCGGGGATGCCCGTGCCACCGACATGGCCGCGGACGGGATGGTCAACATTGGTCAGTTGGCCCGGGAGCGGCACGGCGACGACGCGGTGGCGCTGATCGGCTTCGGCAGCTACCGGGGCACGGTGATCGCGGCTCCGCGGTGGGGGTCGCCTCCCGAGTCGATGGTGGTGCCACCGGCCCGGGAGGGATCGGTCGAACGGCGGCTGCACGAGCTGATGCCGGAGCGAGCGGTGCTGATTTTCGGCGGTGACCAGCCGGGCTGGGTGACCGACACCGCGGACCACCGGGCGATCGGGGTCGTCTACGACCCGTCCTTCGAGTCCTGGGGCAACTACGTGCCGACGCGGCTCGGCGAACGGTACGACGCCTTCATCTGGTGCGACGAGACCACCGCTCTGCACCCGCTGCCCGTCCCGGCGGCCCCCGGCGAGATGGAAACGTATCCGGCTGGCGTCTGA